A genome region from Chengkuizengella sp. SCS-71B includes the following:
- a CDS encoding nucleoside-diphosphate sugar epimerase/dehydratase, with translation MTYRKRLLLLILLDSLCVFTAIYFSHFILSTKYYLTPFLLISSLTLLIVHHMLAAYYKLYKRVWEYASIGELVTIYKSVTYSILITALVQLVFYQDIYIRALVITWMFHMMFIGGSRFVWRLYRDSYLKVKNRGERTLIIGAGAAGTMIARQLKNNSGSKLYPVAFIDDECQKQQMEIMGIPVIGGVKDIEKSVIDFDIKNIVIAIPSLNKKKLNKIVQECSKTNVRTQILPMIEDLVLGKVSVNDFRDVRIEDLLGREPVKLDDRNLLETIQNQTILVTGAGGSIGSEICRQVSKYKPSKIVLLGHGENSIYIIEQELLNTYNEINFVTEIADVQDKDKMFAVLSKHKPSIVYHAAAHKHVPLMERNPEEAVKNNVIGTKNVAEAADHAKVKTFVMVSTDKAVNPTSVMGATKRIAEMVVQHMDAISNTRFVAVRFGNVLGSRGSVIPLFKKQIQAGGPVTVTHPDMERYFMTIPEASRLVIQAGALARGGEIFVLDMGDPVKIVDLAKNLIKLSGYSVEDIGIVYSGIRPGEKLFEELLNENEVHHKQVFPKIHIGKATFIEGKFLHVLFNEFENLSVDELRVTLLDIAGGRMKEEKMVVNQ, from the coding sequence GTGACGTACCGAAAACGACTATTACTCCTGATTTTATTAGATTCGTTGTGTGTGTTCACGGCTATTTATTTTAGTCATTTTATATTAAGTACGAAATATTATCTCACACCTTTTCTACTTATTAGTTCACTGACCTTGTTAATCGTTCATCATATGTTAGCAGCTTATTACAAGCTTTACAAAAGAGTATGGGAATATGCAAGTATCGGGGAATTAGTTACAATCTACAAATCTGTTACCTATTCTATTTTGATCACTGCACTTGTGCAACTGGTTTTTTACCAAGATATATACATTAGAGCGCTTGTCATTACTTGGATGTTTCATATGATGTTTATAGGTGGGTCAAGGTTTGTATGGCGATTATATCGAGATTCGTATTTAAAGGTGAAAAATCGGGGAGAGAGAACACTAATTATTGGTGCAGGTGCTGCTGGTACAATGATTGCTCGGCAATTAAAAAATAACTCAGGTTCAAAACTATACCCTGTAGCTTTTATCGATGATGAATGTCAAAAACAACAGATGGAAATCATGGGCATACCTGTAATTGGTGGAGTGAAAGATATAGAAAAGTCAGTGATTGATTTTGATATTAAAAACATTGTCATAGCTATACCTTCTCTTAACAAAAAAAAATTAAATAAAATTGTACAGGAATGTAGTAAAACAAATGTCAGAACTCAAATCCTTCCTATGATTGAAGATTTGGTTTTAGGAAAAGTTTCGGTTAATGACTTTAGGGATGTAAGAATAGAAGATTTACTTGGAAGAGAACCAGTGAAACTGGATGATAGAAATCTATTAGAAACGATTCAAAATCAAACGATACTAGTAACGGGTGCTGGCGGTTCGATAGGTTCAGAGATTTGTCGTCAAGTTTCAAAATATAAACCAAGTAAAATCGTATTGCTTGGCCATGGTGAAAATAGTATTTACATAATAGAACAAGAATTATTAAATACATACAATGAAATCAATTTCGTGACTGAAATTGCAGACGTTCAAGATAAAGATAAAATGTTTGCTGTGTTATCAAAACATAAACCAAGTATTGTGTATCATGCTGCTGCACACAAACATGTCCCATTAATGGAACGCAATCCTGAAGAAGCTGTGAAAAACAATGTCATAGGAACAAAAAATGTTGCGGAAGCTGCTGATCATGCAAAAGTAAAAACATTTGTCATGGTTTCAACAGATAAAGCAGTGAATCCAACAAGTGTGATGGGAGCAACAAAACGGATAGCAGAAATGGTTGTACAGCATATGGATGCAATCAGCAACACTCGATTTGTAGCTGTTCGATTTGGAAATGTCCTTGGAAGTCGTGGAAGTGTCATTCCTTTATTTAAAAAACAAATTCAAGCAGGTGGTCCTGTTACGGTTACACATCCAGATATGGAACGATATTTTATGACAATTCCAGAGGCTTCTAGGCTTGTCATTCAAGCAGGTGCACTGGCTAGAGGTGGAGAGATCTTTGTTTTAGATATGGGTGATCCGGTAAAAATAGTAGATTTGGCTAAAAACTTAATAAAATTATCTGGATATTCTGTAGAGGACATAGGAATTGTGTACTCAGGGATTCGTCCAGGTGAGAAATTGTTTGAAGAGTTGTTGAATGAAAATGAAGTGCATCATAAACAAGTTTTTCCTAAGATTCATATTGGTAAAGCTACATTTATTGAAGGAAAATTCTTGCATGTTTTGTTCAATGAGTTTGAGAATTTGTCAGTGGATGAATTGAGGGTTACATTGTTAGATATTGCTGGTGGTCGGATGAAAGAAGAGAAGATGGTTGTTAATCAGTAA
- a CDS encoding sugar transferase, which yields MYMKIKRLIDIILSLIGLIVLSPIFLILIIGTKLDSKGPVLFKQKRVGIKKSHFNILKFRTMSIDTPKDTPTHLLDNPEQYITKMGKFLRKTSLDELPQIWNIFVGQMSIIGPRPALWNQYDLIAEREKYGANDVPPGLTGWAQINGRDELPTEMKAELDGEYVEKISLWMDVKCFFKTIISVVKSDGVVEGGKNKDPFIR from the coding sequence ATGTATATGAAAATTAAAAGATTGATAGATATAATTCTCTCTTTAATTGGGCTTATTGTCTTATCTCCGATATTTTTAATTTTAATTATAGGGACTAAACTGGATTCAAAAGGTCCAGTTCTTTTTAAGCAAAAGCGGGTTGGTATCAAGAAATCTCATTTTAATATATTAAAGTTTCGTACTATGAGTATAGATACGCCAAAGGATACTCCAACACATTTATTAGATAATCCAGAACAGTATATTACCAAGATGGGTAAGTTCTTAAGGAAAACCTCACTTGATGAACTACCTCAAATATGGAATATCTTCGTTGGACAGATGAGTATTATTGGTCCACGTCCTGCATTGTGGAATCAGTACGATTTGATTGCTGAACGTGAAAAATATGGAGCCAATGACGTTCCACCTGGTTTGACTGGTTGGGCTCAGATAAATGGTAGGGATGAGCTTCCTACTGAGATGAAGGCGGAGTTGGATGGAGAATATGTTGAGAAGATTAGTTTGTGGATGGATGTTAAGTGTTTTTTTAAAACTATAATTAGTGTAGTCAAAAGTGATGGTGTTGTTGAAGGAGGAAAAAATAAAGACCCGTTCATTAGATAG
- a CDS encoding polysaccharide deacetylase family protein: MKNVWITVDVEEWYHLEYMRQYIDDTGNFRVVPLMREFLDKLDELNIKATFFILGELAEDNSQILKEIASKGHSIGCHGYDHDLLYNKSNDEFEEQVTKAKKIIEKISGSKVEGYRASCFSMEDEKLNILEKIGFKYDSSFIRFEQHNLYKMLKMTGFKKVDSLIHFKKDFCEVEIPTVKVLKYNIPISGGGYIRLFPLWLLKFLLKKYRKTEHNFLLYLHPFELTNVTIPTPSKAPLKNKLRMNIGRRNNLNKIVKLLEYLKKEGASFRAMSEI; encoded by the coding sequence ATGAAAAATGTTTGGATAACAGTAGATGTTGAAGAATGGTATCACCTAGAATATATGAGACAGTATATAGATGATACTGGAAATTTTAGAGTTGTACCATTAATGAGAGAATTTCTTGATAAATTAGATGAACTTAATATTAAAGCCACATTTTTCATTTTAGGAGAATTGGCGGAAGACAATTCACAAATTCTTAAGGAAATTGCGTCTAAAGGACATTCAATTGGTTGTCACGGATATGATCATGATCTCTTATATAATAAAAGTAATGACGAATTTGAAGAGCAAGTAACTAAAGCAAAGAAGATTATAGAAAAAATATCAGGTTCTAAAGTAGAAGGATATAGAGCCTCCTGTTTTTCTATGGAAGATGAAAAATTAAATATATTAGAGAAGATAGGGTTTAAATACGATAGTAGTTTTATTAGATTTGAACAGCATAATTTATATAAAATGTTAAAAATGACAGGTTTTAAGAAGGTTGACAGCTTGATACATTTTAAAAAAGATTTTTGCGAGGTTGAAATCCCTACTGTAAAGGTTTTGAAGTACAATATACCTATTTCTGGGGGCGGCTATATACGATTATTTCCACTATGGCTCTTAAAATTCTTACTAAAAAAATATCGAAAAACTGAGCATAATTTTTTACTCTATCTACACCCATTTGAGTTAACTAATGTAACCATTCCCACTCCTTCTAAAGCTCCTCTAAAAAATAAATTAAGAATGAATATTGGAAGAAGAAATAACCTAAATAAAATCGTGAAATTATTGGAGTATCTTAAAAAGGAAGGTGCCTCTTTTAGAGCAATGTCAGAAATATAA
- a CDS encoding glycosyltransferase, protein MSCYKNDNPEFLRIAIESSFIEQTLRPDEFLLIVDGPVSKELENIIAEFENRYKYIFKVHKLKENKGLGNALRVGVLNCSNEYIIRMDSDDVSRKDRFEKLISYAKRHPECSVIGSYTAEFEIDVNYLTSVRVVKEHHNDIVQQSKSRSPVSHVSVLFKKKAVLGAGNYMDFPLYEDYYLWIRMLKEQYVFHNIPEILVFVRTDKNRYKRKGNKTYIKSTLAFQRYLREVGFINGREYFINKNGRLLVAMIPPWIRKFVYVNLLRRKPTKI, encoded by the coding sequence ATGTCATGTTACAAAAACGATAATCCTGAATTCTTAAGAATTGCAATTGAAAGCTCCTTTATAGAACAAACACTGAGACCTGATGAATTTTTACTAATTGTTGATGGACCTGTTTCTAAAGAGTTAGAAAATATAATAGCGGAATTTGAAAATCGATATAAATATATTTTTAAAGTACACAAATTGAAGGAAAATAAAGGGTTGGGTAATGCACTTAGAGTAGGTGTTCTAAATTGTAGTAATGAATATATTATTCGTATGGATTCAGATGACGTATCTCGTAAAGATAGATTTGAGAAGCTAATTTCTTATGCGAAAAGACATCCTGAGTGTTCCGTGATAGGTAGTTATACTGCTGAGTTTGAAATTGATGTTAATTATCTAACTTCAGTTAGAGTAGTAAAAGAACATCATAATGATATAGTTCAACAATCTAAATCTAGAAGCCCTGTTTCACATGTATCGGTCTTATTTAAAAAAAAAGCCGTATTAGGGGCAGGTAATTATATGGACTTTCCATTATATGAAGACTATTATTTATGGATAAGGATGCTAAAGGAACAATATGTTTTTCATAATATACCTGAAATACTTGTCTTTGTGAGAACGGATAAAAATAGATATAAAAGAAAAGGGAATAAAACATATATTAAAAGTACCCTTGCATTTCAAAGGTACCTTAGAGAAGTTGGGTTTATAAATGGTCGAGAATATTTTATAAATAAAAATGGAAGATTACTTGTGGCTATGATTCCACCATGGATTAGAAAGTTTGTTTATGTAAACCTTCTAAGGCGAAAACCAACAAAAATTTAA
- a CDS encoding acyltransferase: MKGKHIKEALQGLFSVSFLKALGSSLGYYIHETVTWRKKMNRKGNLRVHATSSIRNPQNVFVGENSHINHQCCIWCGENSKITLGDNLLMGPGVKIFSTNHGMDIDKPMTFQKYSEADVTIGNDCWIGANCVILKGVNIPDGCVVAAGSVVSKSLTEPYAIYGGIPAKQISKRKKK, translated from the coding sequence ATGAAAGGGAAGCATATAAAAGAGGCACTACAAGGATTATTTTCCGTTAGTTTCCTTAAGGCATTAGGCTCTTCACTTGGATATTACATTCATGAAACTGTAACGTGGAGAAAAAAAATGAATCGTAAAGGAAATTTACGAGTTCATGCTACATCTTCTATTAGAAACCCTCAGAACGTTTTTGTTGGGGAAAACTCACACATAAATCATCAGTGTTGTATTTGGTGTGGAGAAAATTCAAAAATAACTTTAGGTGACAACCTATTGATGGGACCAGGTGTTAAAATATTTTCGACAAACCACGGGATGGATATTGATAAGCCGATGACATTTCAGAAATATTCGGAAGCGGATGTCACAATAGGTAATGATTGTTGGATTGGTGCTAATTGTGTAATTTTAAAAGGGGTTAATATCCCAGATGGATGTGTGGTTGCTGCAGGAAGTGTAGTTTCAAAATCATTAACTGAGCCTTATGCAATTTATGGTGGTATACCTGCAAAACAAATTAGTAAAAGAAAAAAAAAATAA
- a CDS encoding glycosyltransferase family 2 protein, with translation METQYSRGLVSVIIPTYKRANMLLRAVDSVLNQTYKNIEVLVVNDNEPGDEHTNDLKEILLKYTDERLNYIEQKKHVNGAVARNVGIKLAKGEYIAFLDDDDYWKSEKIEKQVNVLEELDNSWGGVACRKKFYLGGKLVKATLPYKDGYVFEHVLLRNIEITTGTLLMRREALDDAGYFDENLLRYQDVQLFAFLTQKYKIKLMQDFFLCAHIDDNSNRLNPQKLISAKKSFFNSVEPLMKSLPKRKKTRVYNMHQFDIGIAMIKHREFKSGLKMISFVFKDPVSTYYAVKKTLVKIVETKLRNFIV, from the coding sequence ATGGAAACTCAATATAGTAGAGGTCTAGTTAGCGTAATTATACCTACCTATAAAAGAGCAAATATGCTTTTAAGAGCAGTTGATAGTGTTCTTAACCAAACCTATAAAAATATTGAAGTCTTAGTTGTGAATGATAATGAGCCTGGTGATGAGCATACTAACGATTTAAAAGAAATTCTATTGAAATATACTGATGAACGGTTGAATTATATTGAACAAAAAAAACATGTTAATGGAGCCGTTGCAAGAAATGTCGGTATAAAATTGGCTAAAGGTGAATATATAGCTTTTCTTGATGACGATGATTATTGGAAAAGTGAAAAAATAGAAAAACAAGTAAATGTACTAGAAGAATTAGATAATTCATGGGGTGGGGTTGCATGTCGGAAAAAATTTTACCTAGGGGGAAAACTAGTTAAGGCAACTTTACCTTATAAGGATGGATATGTTTTTGAACATGTCCTTCTAAGAAATATAGAAATTACTACCGGTACATTACTTATGAGAAGAGAAGCTCTTGATGATGCGGGATATTTTGACGAAAACCTTTTGCGGTATCAGGATGTACAATTATTCGCATTTCTCACTCAGAAATATAAAATTAAGTTAATGCAAGACTTCTTTTTATGTGCACATATAGATGACAATAGTAACAGGTTGAATCCACAAAAGTTAATTTCTGCTAAAAAATCTTTTTTTAATTCAGTAGAGCCATTAATGAAGTCACTACCAAAAAGGAAGAAAACAAGAGTATATAACATGCATCAGTTTGATATTGGTATAGCAATGATAAAACACAGGGAATTTAAATCTGGTTTAAAAATGATTTCTTTTGTTTTTAAGGATCCAGTTTCAACATACTATGCTGTAAAAAAAACCCTAGTTAAAATAGTAGAGACTAAACTCCGTAATTTTATAGTCTAA
- a CDS encoding glycosyltransferase: MLTFVIPSGYPDEIQPQKNIFIKEQVKALASQGNRIVVLNLKMIPLKVKRGNLYYEITREENEYSIEYFKWFKMWGTNKIPQWYLYYCEHQIRRLYNAAEAEFGKPDVIYAHFSYFGGYVASKIAKDKSIPLVVEEHRSTLMQENIPRHHIKAVNTSIRNAQEFICVSENLKKSIQKNCFYLEKEIKVVPNLIDKMFIYHDPPKNDKFIFFTVGNLLPRKRFIFLVNCFIKAFSKDENIVLKIGGSGPEFKQINDLITTNEREHQIFLLGQLSREKVVNENINSNCFVLPSAHETFGVVYREAMAIGRPIITTDHGGFDKKLDENDGIMIPVDDENALVCALQEMHKNFNKYCGKDISQRCLQETSPDIVSKKVNNILKAAIIKYNN; this comes from the coding sequence ATGCTAACTTTTGTTATTCCTTCCGGATATCCAGATGAGATTCAGCCTCAAAAAAATATCTTTATAAAAGAACAAGTTAAAGCATTAGCCAGTCAAGGAAACAGGATTGTAGTTCTAAATCTTAAAATGATTCCTCTCAAAGTTAAACGTGGAAATTTATATTATGAAATTACTCGGGAAGAAAATGAATATTCTATTGAATACTTCAAATGGTTTAAAATGTGGGGAACAAATAAAATACCACAATGGTATTTATATTATTGTGAGCATCAAATAAGGCGTTTATATAATGCTGCAGAAGCAGAATTTGGAAAGCCTGATGTCATTTATGCACACTTTTCATATTTCGGTGGGTATGTTGCCAGTAAAATTGCAAAGGATAAATCTATACCTCTAGTTGTTGAAGAACATCGTAGTACTTTAATGCAAGAAAATATCCCCCGCCATCATATTAAAGCGGTAAATACGTCTATAAGAAATGCACAGGAGTTTATATGTGTATCTGAAAATCTTAAAAAATCTATACAGAAAAACTGCTTTTATCTAGAAAAAGAAATAAAAGTTGTCCCAAATTTAATAGATAAAATGTTTATATATCATGACCCACCTAAAAATGATAAATTTATATTCTTTACAGTAGGAAACCTACTTCCTAGAAAACGATTTATTTTTTTAGTTAATTGTTTTATTAAAGCTTTTTCAAAAGATGAAAATATTGTATTGAAAATTGGGGGGAGTGGACCTGAATTTAAACAAATTAATGATTTAATTACTACAAATGAAAGAGAGCATCAGATATTTTTATTAGGGCAACTTTCACGTGAAAAAGTTGTAAATGAAAATATTAATAGTAATTGTTTTGTTTTGCCAAGCGCACATGAAACTTTCGGTGTGGTTTACCGTGAAGCTATGGCTATAGGTCGTCCAATTATCACAACTGATCATGGTGGTTTTGATAAAAAGCTTGATGAAAATGACGGTATTATGATACCCGTTGATGATGAAAATGCTCTAGTTTGTGCATTGCAAGAAATGCATAAAAACTTTAATAAATATTGTGGGAAAGATATTTCTCAGCGCTGCTTACAAGAAACATCACCTGATATAGTCTCCAAAAAAGTAAATAATATTTTAAAAGCTGCCATCATAAAATATAATAATTAA
- a CDS encoding O-antigen ligase family protein → MNFKHDRKINIKDIYILCISTVIIFFGNLVSFSSFRLNEFVTDRYLLVFVLLILLFSYIRWRSPYNLQFLVIWFLFIISILFSKIINEEYNLIDIFVLMVFVPWLFRIERRYLYLLCWSTTIAFIPFIFEYGVNGFNSYGITTALIGINTAILLYLSNRQNSFRISVLILITTVLLIYLRSRTALISFLIGGFVLIYFSINKIKSKKKFFYYILFSTSIILFCYFYLDAISNLIFNKWQVSEEDITTGRAEIWTYLFSNDISIFGKGSSYFWNTFEHMDAHNIFMQLLGRYGLVSMVLFLVLVLYILKLIIQVNAKERIAFLAFFGVYFALGMFENTLFVDIKTFSISLLFIIYIAMLLQANKRNS, encoded by the coding sequence GTGAATTTTAAACATGATAGAAAAATTAACATTAAAGATATATATATATTATGTATCTCTACTGTTATAATTTTTTTTGGTAATCTAGTAAGCTTTTCCTCTTTCAGGTTAAATGAATTTGTTACAGATCGATATCTTCTAGTATTTGTATTGCTAATATTATTATTCTCTTATATAAGGTGGAGAAGTCCTTATAATCTTCAGTTTTTAGTTATTTGGTTTTTATTTATAATATCAATATTATTTTCAAAAATTATTAATGAAGAATATAATTTAATAGATATTTTTGTTTTAATGGTATTTGTTCCCTGGTTATTTCGCATTGAGCGCAGATATTTATACCTATTATGTTGGTCCACAACAATTGCATTTATCCCTTTTATATTTGAATATGGTGTAAATGGATTTAATTCATATGGTATTACCACCGCACTCATTGGCATAAATACAGCTATTTTATTATATTTATCTAACAGGCAAAATTCATTTAGAATTTCTGTGTTAATTTTAATTACAACAGTGCTTCTTATTTACTTACGTTCACGTACAGCTTTGATATCATTCCTAATAGGGGGATTTGTATTAATTTATTTTAGTATAAATAAAATTAAATCAAAAAAGAAGTTCTTTTACTATATACTCTTTTCTACCTCAATAATTCTTTTTTGCTATTTTTATCTTGATGCTATTAGTAATTTAATCTTTAATAAATGGCAAGTGTCAGAGGAAGATATTACTACAGGTCGTGCTGAAATATGGACTTATCTATTTAGTAATGATATTTCAATTTTTGGAAAAGGTTCATCGTATTTCTGGAATACTTTTGAGCATATGGATGCCCATAATATCTTTATGCAATTGCTTGGACGATATGGTTTAGTGTCGATGGTTTTGTTCTTGGTTTTAGTTTTATATATATTAAAACTTATTATTCAAGTAAATGCAAAAGAAAGAATAGCATTCTTAGCCTTTTTTGGTGTTTATTTTGCACTAGGTATGTTTGAAAATACTCTTTTTGTTGACATAAAAACATTTAGTATTTCATTATTGTTTATTATTTATATAGCAATGTTACTACAAGCAAATAAACGAAATTCATAA
- a CDS encoding 6-hydroxymethylpterin diphosphokinase MptE-like protein, with the protein MNKLKRIIKTNLLLKDFYKLLSILKNKTIINFVFHLKMILRSRGICDLKYKKLKEFKNIHSGKRCFIVATGPSLTIEDIEKLKNEDTFSMNSIVLLFDKTEWRPTYYGIQDPYVYDRIKTDLENVDVKYKFFGHRLYEKSKLPEDSYVFPHNILNHKINHKPYNSKFSGDIFLQVYDGYTITYSLIQIAVYMGYKEIYLIGADTNYIKEKQHIVEHGVVDSSYAQAGTRMIEAYKVAKKYADENGIKIYNATRGGMLEVFPRVDIDEVVGLREKN; encoded by the coding sequence ATGAATAAGCTCAAAAGAATTATTAAAACTAATCTCTTATTAAAAGATTTTTATAAGTTACTTAGTATTCTAAAAAACAAAACTATAATTAATTTTGTATTTCACCTAAAAATGATATTAAGATCAAGAGGTATATGCGATCTTAAATATAAAAAACTAAAAGAATTTAAAAATATACATTCGGGGAAACGCTGTTTTATTGTGGCGACTGGTCCAAGTTTGACTATTGAAGATATAGAAAAATTAAAAAATGAAGATACATTCAGTATGAATTCAATAGTATTATTATTTGATAAGACTGAATGGAGACCAACTTATTATGGCATACAAGACCCTTATGTTTATGACAGGATAAAAACTGATTTAGAAAATGTGGATGTAAAATATAAGTTTTTTGGACATAGATTATATGAAAAATCTAAATTACCCGAGGATAGTTATGTTTTCCCTCATAATATATTAAATCATAAAATTAACCATAAACCCTATAACTCAAAATTTAGTGGAGATATTTTTCTTCAAGTATATGATGGGTATACAATTACCTATTCATTAATACAGATTGCAGTCTATATGGGCTATAAAGAGATCTATTTAATTGGAGCAGATACAAATTATATAAAAGAGAAACAGCATATAGTTGAGCATGGTGTTGTTGATTCTAGCTATGCACAGGCAGGGACTAGAATGATTGAAGCATATAAAGTTGCAAAAAAATATGCAGATGAAAATGGTATAAAGATTTATAATGCAACTCGTGGTGGAATGTTAGAAGTTTTCCCAAGAGTTGATATAGATGAAGTAGTAGGACTGAGGGAGAAAAATTGA